One genomic region from Gossypium hirsutum isolate 1008001.06 chromosome D13, Gossypium_hirsutum_v2.1, whole genome shotgun sequence encodes:
- the LOC107937717 gene encoding UPF0481 protein At3g47200 — translation MAPRKGQLGNAPSFETKKDEASNDSVVEDLERGPDQGFIYEVPRNIRQANPKAYTPLLISIGPLHYRKTSLASMAKYKVDYQVKFLQRTSVSKKALESFWSFIERNEKNILNCYEALIDEDEFVKMIFYDALFIVELFLRNYEKEVEKNSDIKDLLLKETWSAGLRRDLILLENQIPMFVLEELYKPYENHKLASDASVPSFLKLACSYFDIPWDPQFEHIEIPHFTALQRCHMTKTQNPSSKTKIPTLKKVYGAASLQEVGVELIVEPNQTACLLDIKFEGKKLKIPKLTVHSNTEAYLRNVMAFEMCHCPDEAYVCAYIELMNYLIQNAQDVERLIEKEILSKEGKHEGRLVTIINTNIAVQRMIKKLMVGIGQPSPACYRVTANRLNQLYKEARKRKVTLFIKENYGILKLVYFRDLWRGTGTVAAFMVVVFTFMQTVLAFVKD, via the coding sequence ATGGCTCCAAGGAAGGGACAATTAGGTAACGCCCCATCGTTTGAGACAAAGAAAGATGAAGCATCCAATGATTCGGTAGTTGAGGATTTGGAGCGGGGGCCGGACCAAGGGTTTATCTACGAGGTCCCTAGGAACATTCGTCAAGCAAATCCAAAAGCTTACACTCCTCTATTAATTTCAATTGGCCCTCTTCATTATCGGAAAACAAGTTTGGCTAGCATGGCCAAGTATAAAGTGGATTATCAAGTTAAATTTCTTCAAAGGACTTCCGTTTCCAAGAAGGCATTGGAAAGTTTTTGGAGCTTCATTGAACGCAACGAGAAAAATATTCTCAACTGTTACGAGGCTTTAATCGATGAAGACGAGTTCGTAAAGATGATATTTTATGATGCACTGTTTATCGTGGAGCTCTTCTTGAGGAACTATGAGAAGGAAGTGGAAAAAAATTCGGACATCAAAGACTTGTTGTTGAAAGAAACATGGTCCGCTGGTCTACGGAGGGATTTGATCTTACTTGAAAACCAGATCCCAATGTTCGTGCTTGAAGAACTGTATAAACCATATGAAAACCACAAACTAGCATCAGATGCTTCTGTTCCTTCTTTCCTTAAACTAGCTTGCTCCTACTTTGACATTCCATGGGACCCGCAGTTCGAGCATATAGAAATCCCACACTTCACCGCTTTGCAAAGATGCCATATGACCAAAACACAAAATCCATCATCCAAGACCAAGATCCCAACGTTAAAAAAAGTGTATGGTGCCGCAAGTTTGCAAGAAGTTGGTGTTGAGCTTATAGTTGAACCTAATCAAACTGCATGTTTGCTTGATATTAAATTTGAAGGCAAAAAGCTTAAAATCCCCAAATTGACAGTGCACTCCAACACTGAAGCTTACCTTCGGAACGTCATGGCGTTCGAGATGTGCCATTGTCCAGATGAAGCCTACGTTTGTGCTTACATAGAACTAATGAATTATCTCATTCAAAATGCCCAAGATGTAGAACGGTTAATAGAAAAAGAGATTTTAAGCAAGGAAGGCAAACACGAAGGAAGACTGGTTACCATAATAAACACGAATATAGCGGTGCAACGTATGATTAAGAAACTTATGGTGGGTATTGGGCAGCCATCTCCTGCATGCTACCGGGTAACCGCGAACCGATTGAACCAGCTTTATAAAGAGGCTCGGAAGCGCAAAGTGACATTATTCATCAAGGAGAATTATGGAATTCTGAAGCTTGTTTATTTCCGCGATCTTTGGAGAGGAACAGGGACTGTTGCAGCTTTTATGGTGGTCGTCTTCACCTTCATGCAAACCGTGTTGGCTTTTGTGAAAgattaa